The Desulfomonilia bacterium DNA segment AGCTCTCACTTTCAAATGGGTCGGAAATCGCCTACGGCTGGGATGGAGCACACTTTGTAACGACAACGAAGGCCAGCAAGGACGCCTATGCCGAAGCAGGCATAAAGAATCCCAGGGAAGAGATCAGCATGATAGAGGTGCACGACTGCTTCTCCATAACCGAACTTGTGACAATGGAAGACCTCCATATATCAGAACGCGGAAAAGGCCCCAAAGACGTTCTGGACGGGTTCTATGATGCAGCAGGAAAGGTGCCGTGCCAGATTGACGGTGGCCTCAAATGCTTCGGGCACCCGATCGGCGCATCAGGGCTTCGCATGATATATGAAATGTATCTGCAGCTTCTGGGCAGGGCAGGCCAGCGCCAGCTCAAAGACCCGAAATTCGGCCTGACTCATAACCTTGGCGGATTGCCGGTCATGAATGTCTGTTCTATTTCGATTCTGGGCAGGTATGAGGGCTAGAAGCCTTTCTATCTACTTTAGAGAAGCAGAATAAGGAGGTTGATATGGCTGACAAAACTAAAGTCGGGAAGGAATATCCGCCTGTTGTGTGGGAGGTGGAAAGGGGAAAGATCAGGGAGCTTGTAAGGGCGATTGGCGATCCCAACCCTGTTTATACTGACAGGGATGCGGCAGTTGCTGAAGGCTATAAGGATGTGCCGGCGAGCCCCACGTTTCTTACGATACCTGCCATGTGGTGTAATGTGCTGGCGACCGTCCTGCTGGATGCTTCTGTAAATGTCGCAATGGTGCTGCACGGCGAAGAAGAATATGAGTATCTGACTGAAATCTATCCCGGCGATATTCTTACCGGTGTGCCTAAACTTGTCTCGGTCGAGGAAAAAGAGAGCAAGTCCGGCAGGATGATGCACATGGTGACAATAGAGATCGATTATACGAACCAGCACGGCGAGAAGGCGGCCAGGGCCAGAACGCTTATAGTTGAGAGAATGTAGGAGGCATGCCATGGCGGTTTATTTTGAAGATGTCAATATAGGCCAGGAGATGCCGAAGCTTGTAAAAGGTCCAATACAGAAGCTGCAGCATGTAATCTATGCGGGCGCATCCGGAGATTTCAACCCCCTTCATACGGACGACGACTTTGCAAGAATGGTCGGGATGAAGGACGGTGTAATAACCCACGGCATGTTCATAATGGGAATCATCGGGCAGGCCATAACCGACTGGGTGCCGAAGAAGGACCTCAAAAAGTTCGGCGTCAGATTCATGGGTATGACAAAACCCGGCAACACGATAACGGTAACCGGAAATGTAGTTGACAAAATAGAGGATGGAAATATTATTGTCTGTGAAGTTCAGGCCGCTGACGAATCAGGCGACATCAAGGCAACTGGCCGTTTCACTGCGAAGTTTCCCAATAGGGATAAATAAATTTCAGGAGGAAAGGCATGTCAAAGATCGATTTAACCGGAAGGGTAGCAATAGTAACCGGCGCAGGGGCCGGACTAGGCAGATGCCATGCGCTGGAGCTTGCGAAACACGGTGCAAAGATCGTTGTAAATGACCTGGGCGGCTCACGCGACGGTCAGGGCGGCAGCCACACGGCGGCGGAGCAGGTTTGCGCGGAAATAAAAGCCATTGGCGGTGAGGCTGTTCCCAATTTCGACAGTGTTGCAACGTCCGCAGGCGGCGAAAACATAGTGAAAACTGCAGTGGATGCATTCGGCAAAGTCGATATAGTCGTGAACAACGCGGGCATACTTCGCGACAAGACATTCGGCAAGATGGATGAGGAAAGCTGGGATCTGGTCAATGCGGTGCATCTAAGGGGTGCTTACTGTGTAACCAAGCCCGCATTCAACATAATGAAGGAGCAGGGCTTCGGCAGGATTGTCATGACCACATCAGGCGCCGGCATATTCGGCAACTTCGGGCAGTCGAACTATGCTGCTGCCAAATGTGGCATTGTCGGGCTCGCAAACGTGTTGAAGCTGGAAGGCGCAAAATATAATATCAAGACTAATGTAATCGCGCCGATCGCAGCATCCCGCCTTACCGAGGACGTAATGCCTCCGCAGTTTTTTGAGAAGTTGAAGCCCGAATTCATTACCGCGCTGGTTGTTTACCTTTGCTCCGAGCAGTGCCAGGATTCCGGCGCGATAATCAACTGCGCAGTGGGTTATTACAGCCGTTCCGCAATAATGACTGGCAAGGGTGTGATACTTTCCGACGGCAAGAGAATCCCCGCGCCTGAAGAAATAATGGACAACTGGGACAAGATCATGAATCTCGACGGCGCAAAGACCTTCGGTCAGCTGAACGAGATCTTCGGCGAATTCGGCCAGCTTTTACAGTAGGTCTTATCGGTACACAGAATATCCCTCTGCCTGAAAGGCAGAGGGATATTTTTATTTTCTTTTATAATGAGAATATCTGTTCGTAGGTGTCTCTCTTTTTGATGTATTCTATCGAGCCGTTTTCCATGACAAGGACTCTGGCAGGCCTTGGAAAAGAATTTGTGTTGGCGGCGAAGAACTGGGAATTATAGGCCCCGGTACAATAAATAATAAGGATTTCACCTTTCTTCGGCTTATGCTGAAGTTCGACTTTGCATTTCGTCAGCATGTCGCTCGAAAAGCATAGCTGCCCGGCAATGAATGTCTCATATGGCAGTTCATCGAATGTCTTCAATTCAGTGGCGACGGACCAGCGGTTGAACGGCATGCCGTTCATGGCTGCTGCAAAGCTGGTTTCTCCGATGTTGACGGTCGTCATGTCATGCACGCCGCCTATTCTCCGGGTTCTGAGGACTTTCAATAGCGTAACCCCGCTGTCTTCGACTATGCTGCGTCCGGGTTCAATGACGAGGACGGGTTCGCCTATTTCCTTAAGTGCCGAAACCGTATTCACACTCCTGCCTTCAACATTGATGTTGCCTGTAAGGATTGTTCTCAGCATGTTTTCTTTGGCATGTTCGCAATAGTATTCCTTGCCGGAGAAATTCAGCACTTTTTCTTTTCCTTTTTTCGAGACCGTGAAACCGTTAAGCGATCCGGCCCATGTCCAGAGTGCTGAATTGTCTCCTTCGAGAGATTTTGAGTACCCGAATCTGATTCTGCCAAGTATATGCTCCCACTGCTCTTTCGTGAGGTAGCTTACAGGGTATCCGCCGCCTATGTTGATCATGCTGCATTTGTGCCCTTTTGCCTGAAGGGTTTTGCTTAATTCGACAAGTTTGCCGGCGGCAAACAGAAAAGGCTCGGGCCTTGTGACCTGCGAACCAATATGGACATGAAATCCCATAAACCTTACAGTAGCAGTCTTTTTAAGGAGTTCAAAAAACTCCGGCATGCTGTTCAGGCTGCACCCGAACTTTGTCCATGGCCCGGCTGTTGTAATCAGTGAATCAACAAGATTGTCCCCGTCGAGCCCGCTTATTCTGAGCATCACCCTGGGGGATTTCCCGATGGCGGAGGCCATTTCCGAGATAATCTGAAATTCATCGATGTCGTTTGCAATGATGAGCATGTCTTTGACGATAGCGGTTTTTATGAGGTCATCTGATTTGGCGTTGCCGTTAACATCGATAAGTTCGGGTTTGATGCCGCCGTCAAGGGCGCATCTGGCCTCGTTGTCGGAGGCTACATCCGCGCCGGCACCTTCCTGTCTGATGATCCTGAAAACCCCTGGGTGTGTGCAGGCCTTGGCTGCATAGCGAATTTCAGCATTTTTATACAGCTCGTTGAAGACCTGCATGTAAGCCCTGAGATTGCTTCTTATCTGTCCTGCATAATGGACATGAAGAGGCATGCCGTAATTCTGGTCCCACCATGACACAGGGTAGCCGGCAATATATGCCTGGCTTTCCGAAAGGTTAACAAAGCCTGAGCTGCTGGTGTAGTCCGGACGGAAAAACTCGCTGTCATGTTCTGCCGCTTCCACTGAGAAGATATCGGTTCCTATTGCGCCTGCGGCAAGTGCTGCCGAAGCGGTCAGTTTGATAAAATCCCGGCGTTTCATTTCCATCATCAATCGTCCTTTGGTATAAGAAAAAGGTTGTGTGCAGCCCTGCTCATAAGCCTTTCTTAGCATATCTATTTTCAAATTGGGAAGGGAACAATAAACTTGAAAACTTCATTTGATTATTATTCTTTGATTTTTGTTAAAAAATCACTGCAAAGAAATATCAGGAGGAAATATGAAATATTTCACCGCCGAAGAGGCTAGGACGTTTGCAGAAAAATGGCTTCCCGCATGGACGGGAAACAACCCGGGGATGCTTGCCGGTTTTTATTCCGATGACGCCTTCTATCTCGACCCTGCAGTCCCCCAGGGCGTCAAGGGTAAAGAAGCCCTGATTAAATATTTCACGAAACTCCTTTCCTTCAACCCGGACTGGGTCTGGACGCAGATAGAGGGTATTCCGCTGGAGGATGGTTTCCTTAATAAATGGCTCGCTAAAATTCCTGTGGGCGATAAGGTGCTGGAGATTGCAGGCGTTTGCTTTGTCCAGATAAACGATGAGGGGAAAATTTACCGCAACGAGGTCTATTTCGACAGGTCGCACCTTCTGGCCGAGCTCTCAAAGCAGAAGAACAAACAATAAAGACTTTTCAGCTTAAGCCTGTATTCAAGGCTGCTTTTATCAGGAAAGCCACCTCTCGACATCATTTAAAAACTTGTCCGGCTGGGCCAGCGTTACCATGTGGCCTGATACCCTGTAGCGCGGAAAATATATCGGGCGCATGTCAGGTGTTTCTATATCCGGCAGAGTCCTTGGCCTATAGTAGACGTATATGTATCCGTCTTCGGTCGAGTCATCCCACACGACGTCTTCAACGATGTCCGCATACTCTTTAATGGAGTCCGGAAGAACCGCTGCATATATGACGAGGTCCAGGTCGCAGTCGGTGATTAAAGTGTCGACGAGCGCCAGGTTTTCGAGGAACATTCCGCCGAAGATATCATTCATCGGATCTATCGGATATCCCGCGTTTATGGCCTCATTGTTATAGAATGTACTGTTGACGGCATCGTTGCAGCCGACAACGTAGGCGTCCCACGGATTAAGCGGACCAAGAACCATTTCGAGAGTATCCGTTGCCTCTTCCGGCCGGATTTCCTCGCTTTCAAGGGTCTTCAGCATTACCTTTTTCTTTATTCTCATCCTTTCCGCGGCAGGCAGCTTCCCGAACCCCGGGCCCTCAATGACTGCAAGCGCATCCCGGGACTCGCTTTCGATGTATCTGTACGCATTCTTCCTTGCCGAAGGATAGAGAAGTCTTATCGAGAACACATCGCGACCGAGCATCTGCGAGAGGATGGACTCCCTGTCGACCATGCTACGGTTGTAGTTCGATATGCCCATTGTATAGCCCTCATCCATGTCATACTGGTAGACATCCCTTTTTGCAGTTTTCACCACGAAATCGAGCGCATTGTCGAAGGCATGACAGTCCGGCCTTCCGCCGCATGGCGTGTAAGTCGTGCCTGTTGATTGTGCTATATCGAATATTACTGAACCCTCTTTCTCGTATGCCTCACCTGTAAGTTCGTCCTGATAATGCCCTGTGAGCAGCGGTTCGATCAGTATCTGGCCGCCGAACTGCGAGGCAACGGCTTCAGGCGTGACGATCCTGCCTTTACAGGAGGAATTGATCCTTTCGAAGTGTTTCTGTATCTCGGATGCGAGCGCAATATCCCTGTATATCCTGCTTCCGTCGCCATAACGGCTGTAGAAGAGCAGCATGTTAAGCATGGTGCTTGCCCTTGTCCCGCCGTAGCTCTCGCCGACGATTATCACCTGATTATCCTCGATGGCCGGATGATCGGCCATGAAGCGAAGGAGAACACGCGTCACCTGTGCGGCGTCAATGAACGGGTTGAAGTTCCGGGCCTCGAATTCCGTTTTCCTGACATCCTTCTTATCAGCATGTTTTACCAGATTGTATGAGAACCCGGTATTAGGCGCATCGATGTACAGCAGATTGCCGAGCCGGGTAAAGCTGTAGGGGTTTGCCTTGATGCTGTCAGGCCGGGTCCTGTCGAGAGTGAAGGGGGCGGTATTCAGGCTCAAAAGCCCTGTACATGTGGCGCATCCGGGCCCTCCGTTAAAGAATACGAACAGGGGTTTTGTGTCCGGGGATTCGTCAGCCGGGAAGAAGGAATATGAAACGCGTATTTTCGAAGATGTATAAGACAGTGTCGGACCATAGTTCTGAAAGCTGAAGTGTATGGGTTCGATTTCATAAAACCCTGAATTTTCCATGACCGGTTCATTATCCGAGCTGTCACTGCATGCAGCCGGAAGAAGCGAAACCAGAATCATCATGAAGAAGAGTTTGTTTCTTATCATTTAATTTCTCCTGATTTTTAAAAACAGCTTAATGCCTATACAGGCCTGAAAAACTTATGCCGTTTTTCCTGGCGCTTGTTTTTCCCAGAAGCTCGATATGGTCCCAGTATCTTCTGTCAGACGCCTGCATCTCCCAACCGGAAAGCATGTCTGGATAATGCTGTTTCATTACTTTTTTAACTCCCATCAGGCACGCCCCGCGCATGTTGAAAGCCTCTATTGCAGATTCATCGGCAATACCCGAGAGTTTCTTCAATATTGATTCCGCATCAGTCACGCCCGGCAGGAATGGGCTTATAAACGCCCATGTGCCGATGCCGCTGTCCTTAAGCTTGCCAAGGGCCGCAAACCTTTTCGATGGAACGGGCGCATAAGGTTCGAAATGCCTTCCGGCCCTGTCGTTGGTTGTCATGATGCTCATGCCGACACTTGCGTTCCTGAATCTTTTGAGCAGGTCGATATCCCGGGTGACCAGATCGGATTTGGTCAGGATTTCCACGTTCACGTCATGATCGAGTAGGATTTCAAGAAGTCTCCTCGTAATCCTGTATTTAGCCTCTGCATACTGATAGGCGTCGGTTACGCTTGAAAGCATGACCGAGCCTGTGATTGTCTTGCGACTGAGCTCTTTTTCCAGCAACTCGGGCGCGTTGACTTTGACATCCAGGAATTTGCCCCAGGGCTCGGAATGGCCCGTAAACCTTCTCATGAAGGTCGCATAGCAGTAGACGCACGCATGCAGGCATCCTGTATAAGGATTGATCACGCGGGCTATTCCCGGTATTCCCGACTTGTTCAGAATGGATGAGGCGGTCTTTTCGACAATTTTCATGAATGCATATTATTATAATAATTCCCGGGTTGAAACAGGAGTATCTTGAGGTTCGGTATTTTATAGAGTCCCGATCCTGATTATTCTATTCTGAAATACGCTTCCGGTCTATATAAGGCAGATTGACAGCAGCCCTGAAACCAGCATGCCATACAGCATGTATTTCGCACAGCTGATTAATCTTGAGACTTCCATCACATCCTCCTGTATGTGTTATAATAGTATTATCGTTAGAAATCGAAATTGCTTAATACCCTATTATATTAAGGGCTTAAAGAATTCAGGCTGATTTAAAGAAAGGAAAAAGCGATGAAGGCATTTTTCAGGACAGCGGTTCAAACTGATGCCGGACACATCCTTAAGCATATGAAAAAGTTTTATGCCGGAGACGGGTATAAATTCCATCCCGAACGCGCTGAAATCAATATGAAGGCGCTTATCAATAACCCGGAATGGGGCAGGGTCTTTGTGCTGGTATCAAGTAACGGCGAATTTGCGGGCTACATGATAATAGTCTTCGGGTTCAGCATGGAATATCAGGGCCGGGATGCATATATAGACGAACTTTATATAACAGAGCCTTTCAGAGGAAGGGGCTATGGCACCGCCGGGCTTGACCTTGCCGAGAAGGTTTGTGCAGAAGCGGGCATCAGGGCACTCCATCTCGAGGTGGAGAAGTACAAGGACAAGACGATTGCGCTGTATAAATCCCGCGGCTTCTTTGACAGGGGGAGGTCTCTGATGACGAAGTGGATAGATGGCGAAAATCATTAGTTAGGAGGTCGGGATCTTTTCGCGCCTGACTTTGTTGCCTTCGTCGTCGCGAGTCCTCACATACGGTAATGTATGCTCCGGCTCGCTCCTCCTGGTCTCCTCGTCATGCATCGAAAATCTCCCCGACCTGAAAAGATATGGCATTTACCTAGAAGTGAAGACTGCGCTCATCACCCCTTGCGTTTTACGCAATCTATCGAGAATCCCTTCGGCTAAAAATACTTGATAAGCTTTGCAAAAAACTTCCTTCCTTACTTGCTTTATGCTGCATAGA contains these protein-coding regions:
- a CDS encoding nuclear transport factor 2 family protein; the encoded protein is MKYFTAEEARTFAEKWLPAWTGNNPGMLAGFYSDDAFYLDPAVPQGVKGKEALIKYFTKLLSFNPDWVWTQIEGIPLEDGFLNKWLAKIPVGDKVLEIAGVCFVQINDEGKIYRNEVYFDRSHLLAELSKQKNKQ
- a CDS encoding SDR family oxidoreductase; the protein is MSKIDLTGRVAIVTGAGAGLGRCHALELAKHGAKIVVNDLGGSRDGQGGSHTAAEQVCAEIKAIGGEAVPNFDSVATSAGGENIVKTAVDAFGKVDIVVNNAGILRDKTFGKMDEESWDLVNAVHLRGAYCVTKPAFNIMKEQGFGRIVMTTSGAGIFGNFGQSNYAAAKCGIVGLANVLKLEGAKYNIKTNVIAPIAASRLTEDVMPPQFFEKLKPEFITALVVYLCSEQCQDSGAIINCAVGYYSRSAIMTGKGVILSDGKRIPAPEEIMDNWDKIMNLDGAKTFGQLNEIFGEFGQLLQ
- a CDS encoding radical SAM protein encodes the protein MKIVEKTASSILNKSGIPGIARVINPYTGCLHACVYCYATFMRRFTGHSEPWGKFLDVKVNAPELLEKELSRKTITGSVMLSSVTDAYQYAEAKYRITRRLLEILLDHDVNVEILTKSDLVTRDIDLLKRFRNASVGMSIMTTNDRAGRHFEPYAPVPSKRFAALGKLKDSGIGTWAFISPFLPGVTDAESILKKLSGIADESAIEAFNMRGACLMGVKKVMKQHYPDMLSGWEMQASDRRYWDHIELLGKTSARKNGISFSGLYRH
- a CDS encoding MaoC/PaaZ C-terminal domain-containing protein is translated as MAVYFEDVNIGQEMPKLVKGPIQKLQHVIYAGASGDFNPLHTDDDFARMVGMKDGVITHGMFIMGIIGQAITDWVPKKDLKKFGVRFMGMTKPGNTITVTGNVVDKIEDGNIIVCEVQAADESGDIKATGRFTAKFPNRDK
- a CDS encoding MaoC family dehydratase N-terminal domain-containing protein; translated protein: MADKTKVGKEYPPVVWEVERGKIRELVRAIGDPNPVYTDRDAAVAEGYKDVPASPTFLTIPAMWCNVLATVLLDASVNVAMVLHGEEEYEYLTEIYPGDILTGVPKLVSVEEKESKSGRMMHMVTIEIDYTNQHGEKAARARTLIVERM
- a CDS encoding GNAT family N-acetyltransferase produces the protein MKAFFRTAVQTDAGHILKHMKKFYAGDGYKFHPERAEINMKALINNPEWGRVFVLVSSNGEFAGYMIIVFGFSMEYQGRDAYIDELYITEPFRGRGYGTAGLDLAEKVCAEAGIRALHLEVEKYKDKTIALYKSRGFFDRGRSLMTKWIDGENH